In Halobacteroides halobius DSM 5150, the genomic window CAGAGGGAGTCCTCTGCTTATTTTAATTTAACAAAAAATTTTGATAAACTTGTAAAATTAAATAATAGCTGTTATAATATAATTTAACATTTTGTATATAATTAGGTGATTGTATGCCAAAACAGAAGAAGAGATATATTTGTCAAGAATGTGGTTATCAAGCTTTAAAATGGAGTGGACAATGTCCAGGTTGTGATAGTTGGAATACATTAGTAGAGGAAATTATTAATCCTAAACAAGAAAAGAAAGAACAACAGGTTACTGCTAATGTAAATCTTGAAACAATTGATAAGATTGAAACTAAGGTAGAAGATAGGTTAACATCTAATTTCCAAGAATTAGATCGAGTATTAGGGGGAGGTATAGTACCTGGGTCTTTAATTTTAATTGGTGGCGATCCAGGAATAGGGAAGTCTACCTTATTATTACAGGCTTCTTATAATATAAGTGAAGAATATGATAAAGTAATGTATGTTACAGGGGAGGAATCAAGGCGTCAAGTTAAACTACGTGCTAACAGATTAGAGGCAATTAGTTCTAGTTTATATATATTAGCAGAAACTAATTTATTATCTGTTATTAATAGTATTAAGGAGTTAAACCCTGATTTGGTAGTTATTGATTCAATTCAAACTATACATAATCCTAATTTAGATTCAGCACCGGGAAGTGTTAGCCAAGTTAGAGATGCTACTAATCGATTAATGAAATTAGCTAAGAAAGATGGAATTCCTGTTTTTGTAGTAGGACATGTAACTAAGCAAGGTTCTATTGCAGGGCCAAAGGTCTTAGAACATATGGTTGATACTGTTTTATATTTTGAGGGAGACCGACATCGAGATTATAGGATATTAAGAGCAGTTAAAAATAGATTTGGTTCTACAAATGAGGTTGGAATTTTTGAGATGCAGCAATCAGGATTAGAAGAAGTGTTAAATCCTTCTCAAGCTTTTATAGCTGAAAGACCTGAAGGAGTTTCTGGTTCTGTGATTATTCCTTGTTTAGAGGGAAGTCGCCCGATCTTAATTGAGCTCCAAGCTTTAGCATCTTCAGCTAATTTTGGTACACCTAGTCGAATGACTACTGGGATAGATCATAAACGAGTATCATTGATCTTAGCTGTATTAGAGAAAAGGTTGGGTTTGCATTTGCAAAATCAGGATGTCTACATTAATATTGTAGGTGGGTTTCAAGTAGATGAGCCAGCTATTGATTTAGGAATGGCTATAGCTATTGTATCTAGCTTTAGAGATGTATCTGTTTCAGAGAAATTAGCAGTGATTGGTGAAGTAGGATTATCTGGAGAAGTAAGGGCGATTAGTCAGATTGAAAAGCGGGTAAAAGAGGCTAGTAAGTTAGGTTTTAGTCAATTTATTATTCCTAAGAGTAACCTACAAGGACTTTCTTCTGCTTATCAAGATTTAACTATAAATGGTGTTGCTAATGTTAGAGAAGTTTTAGATCTTATTTTAGGAGGTGAATAGATGCCTGATTCTAACCACCAAGAATTTGCTGAAATATTAAAGTTGATTGCTCCGGGAACTTCTTTTAGAGAAGGATTGGAAAATATATTACGGGCCAAAACAGGTGCTTTAATTGTAGTAGGAGATAGTGAAGAAGTACTAGGTACTGTTGATGGAGGGTTTAATATTAATGCTGAAATGACCTCCGCGCGTTTATATGAATTGGCCAAAATGGATGGAGCTATTGTATTAAGTGAAAATGCTGAAAGGATTTTATGTGCTAATACGCAATTAGTTCCTGATCCTTCTATTTCTTCAATGGAGACTGGGACTAGACACCGAACTGCTGAAAGAATTGCTAGGCAGACTGGTGAACTGGTGATTTCTATTTCACAGCGGCGTGATGTTATTACTCTATATAAAGATAATAGCAAATATGTATTAGAAGATATTAGAGTTATTTTAGCTAAGGCAAATCAGGCTACGCAAACTTTAGAAAAGTATCGAAAAGTTTTAGATCAATCTTTAACTAATTTAAGTGCTTTAGAATTCGAAGATTTAGTTACTATTTCTGATGTAGCTACTGTATTACAAAGAACAGAAATGGTGCTGCGAATCAAGCGTGAAATTGAGCGGTATATTGTTGAATTGGGTAGTGAAGGACGATTAATTAAGATGCAGTTAGAGGAGTTAGTCTCTAATGTTAAAGAAGAAGGACTATTGATTATTAAAGATTATACAGCTCAAGTTGAAGCTGAAGAAGAGGAAGAACTAGAACAAATTGGTGACTTAACAGATATTTTTGATAAGATATCGTCTTGTTCTTCAGATGAATTATTAAGTTTATCTACTATTAGTAAATATTTAGGCTATGGTGGAAATATGAATGCTTTAGATTTATCTATTTCTCCGCGAGGATATAGATTATTAAGAAAGATTCCAAGATTGCCGATGCGGGTAATTGAAAATTTAGTTACTTCGTTCGGAAGTTTTCAGGAAATATTAAATGCCTCAATTGAAGAGTTAAATGATGTTGATGGAGTTGGAGAAGTTAGAGCTCAAGCTATTAAAGAAGGTTTAAAGAGGTTAAGAGACCAGGTTTTATTGGACCGTCACATGTAAAGATTGACATTTGATATTTTATCTGGTATAATTTAGAAGTATAATTATGCATTGAATGGAGGGTTAGATTAATGTTTGAAATTGGAGATGAAATTGTTTATCCAAATCATGGTGCTGGAACCATTATAGATATAGAAGAAAAGGAAATTTTAGGTGAAACCAAGAAGTATTATATTATGCAATTACCTATTGGTGAAATGAAAGTGATGATTCCTAAAGATAACATTGAAGAGGTAGGAATTAGAAATGTAATTGATCAGGAAATTGCTGAAAAGGTTTATTATGTGTTATCTGGAGAGCAAAGCGAAATGTCTCAAAATTGGAATCGGCGTTATAGAGCTAATTCGGAAAAAATTAAGACAGGTGATATATTTGAAGTAGCAGAAGTAGTTAGAAACTTGACTATCAGAGATATTATCAAAGGTTTATCAACTGGCGAGAAGAAGATGTTAAGTAATTCACGTCAGATCTTAATTAGTGAATTAGTATTAGCCGAAGATAGATCTCAAGAAGAAATAGAAGAAAAAATAGAAGAAATCTTTGCTGAACAAGATTTTGATGAAGAATAACGTCAGGAATTGACCTGACGTTTTATCTAATCAGGGAGTTTTCATAGAAGTGATCTTTCCTGATGCTATAAAATTATAAGGGGGTGAAGTAAGTGAATAAAATATCACATCTTATTTTTGTGATTTTAGGCTCTTTATTAGGTTATCAAACAATTTATGAACTGAATTTAAGAGAGCCATGGAGTTGGGAATTTGGAAATATTGTTACAAATAATAGTGTATTTGGTGTAGTAATTGGTGGATTAATAGGATTTATAATATTCCCTATTATAGCAGATCAATTAATCAAATGGATTTTAAAATTAAGAGAGGAATTAGAAAGGGTTCCTGGTAAAGATATTTTATCTGGAATAATAGGATTGGTTATTGGTTTAGGGTTAGGTGTGTTAGTAGTTCTTGCTTTTCCTATATTATCTATTCCTAAGTTTGGTATATTAATTCAAATAATAGTTAATGGTGGTTTAGGATATTTAGGTTGGAATTTAGGTGTTAAGAAAAGAGAAGAATTTTTTGGGGGACTAATTAAATCTAATAATATAATTAAAGAAGATACTAAAGAAGAGACTAATAAAGAAGAGGTAACAGGACAACCTAGTTATAAAATATTAGATACAAGTGTAATTATTGATGGTAGAATAGCTGATATTTGTCAAACTTCATTTATAGAAGGTGTACTAGTGGTTCCTGGTTTTGTATTAGAAGAGCTACAGCATATTGCAGATTCTTCTAATATTCTAAAGCGTAATAGGGGAAGAAGAGGATTAGACATTCTAAAAAAGATGCAAAATGAAATAGATATCGAGGTTCAAATATATGATTATGACTTTGAAGAAATTGAAGAGGTTGATAGTAAGCTAGTTAAGTTAGCTCAGGTTCTAGAAGGAAAGGTAGTAACAAATGATTATAATTTAAATAAGGTAGCAGAGCTACAAGGGGTCACTGTTTTAAATATTAATGAGTTAGCTAACGCAGTAAAACCTGTTGTACTACCAGGTGAAGAAATGGAAGTTAAGATTATCAAAGATGGAGAAGAGCCTGGTCAAGGAGTCGGTTATTTAGAAGATGGTACAATGGTTGTAGTAGATGAAGGAAAAGACTATATTGGAGATGAAATTGACGTATTAGTTACAAGTGTCTTACAGACAGCTGCTGGTAGAATGATTTTTGCTAAACCTAAATTTAGTGCTCAACAAGCATTATAATTTTGATGGGGGAATTAGTTATGAAGGTTAGTGTTGTTATTCCAGCTGCGGGCCAAGGAAAAAGGATGAAGGCTGATAAAAATAAGCAATTTTTATTATTAGATGGGATGCCTATCTTGGCCCATACGATTGATAAATTTGAACAAGTTGATTTAATAGAAGAAATAATAGTAGTAGCTCAAAAAGATGAAATTGATTATTGTAAAAATAAAATAATTGATGAGTATAATTTTACTAAAGTTAATAAGATAATAACAGGAGGAGCTACAAGACAAGAATCTGTATATAATGGTTTACAAGCAGTTAGTCAAGATACAGATTATATTTTAACTCATGATGGTGCTCGTCCACTGTTGACAACAGAGCTAATTAGGCATATAATTACAAAGGTTAAGCAATATAAAGCAGTATTAACAGCTGTCCCGGTGAAAGATACTATTAAAGTTGTTAATCAAGACGAAATGGTAATTAATACCCCAGATCGTTCTAAATTGGTAGCTGTTCAGACCCCTCAAGCCTTTGTTAAGGATTTAATTATTAAAGCTTACCAACAAGCTGCTAAAAATAATATTGTAGGAACTGATAGTGCTAGTTTAGTAGAAAACTTAGGTAAATCTGTTAAGGTGATAAGAGGTTCTTATGAAAATATAAAGGTTACTACTCCAGAAGACTTAGAAGTTGCAGAAAAGATTGTAATAAGGAGGAAAGAATGAGAGTCGGGATTGGGTATGATGTACATGCTTTAAAAAAAGGTGAGGAGTTAATATTAGGTGGGACTAGAATTGACTATAAATGGGGATTAGAAGGCCACTCTGATGCTGATGTTTTATTACATGCTATTAAAGATGCTTTATTAGGAGCTGTTGGTGAAGGAGATATTGGACAACATTTTCCTGATGATGATCCCCAGTATAAAGGAATCTCTAGTTTAGCTTTGTTAGAAGAAGTAGCTAAGATAATAGCTGCTAAGGGGTTTGTGGTTAATAACCTTGATACAGTAATTCAAGCTCAAAAACCGAAATTAGCTCCCTATCTTAATCAGATGAGAAAGAAGATAGCTCAAACTTTAAAAATTAATGAGACTAGAGTAAATATTAAAGCAACAACTACAGAACATTTAGGTTTTATAGGACGTAAAGAAGGAATTGCTGCTCAAGCAATTGTTAGCTTGAATGAGGAGGATTAAAAAAATGCTAGTAGAAAAAATAATGACTAAACAAGTTGTAACTGTCAATCCTAGTACAACTATTGAAGAAGCAGAACGTTTATTGGATGCTAATGATATTGGTAGACTAGTAGTTATTGATGATGAAGAAGTCGTAGGAATTATTACTGATGGAGATTTAGTGCAACATCATGATTTAAACAATACAATTAGTAATGTAATGGAGACAGATCTAATTACTATTCGAAATAATAAGAGTATTCAAGAAGCAGCTCAGTTATTATCTGACCATCGTATTGGTGGGGTTCCTGTATTAGATAATGTTAAAAAATTAGTAGGGATTGTTACAGCTGAAGATATTGTAGCTGGTTATGTAAGAGAGGAACAGGTAGAAAAGCTATCTCCTGAAAGTTCTGCCATTTATTTATCTATGACTCGTAGTAGAGAATATGAAGATTATTGGTTAGATAAGATAAAAGGTTATGGTTATCAAGTAGCTATTACTCAAACAGGGGCCAATGCTGAAAATTTACCAATTAAGTTAAGGGAGAGTACAACAGTTGCAGCTATTGCTCGGGGAGTTATAAAAGAAAATTTAAGAGAGAAGATGGCTGTATCTAATGCTGTTAAAGATGCTTATACACAACTTGAGTTAGTTAACCCTGGTTTAGGAGGCGGATTTAAGGTAGCTATTGTAAGAGGAAGAGGTAGATTAGCTGTTTCTGTTTTTGGGAAGTTTGGTCATGCATTAGTTGATGGTCCAGAACAGTTAGCAGTGGGAATGAGTGTTGTATAATTTGCAATAATTAATCTAGTAGTCTATAATAAATTTTGTTATTATAGGATAGAAAGGAGAATATTATGAGTGATGTTAGAGTAAGATTTGCGCCTAGTCCAACAGGCCAAATACATATTGGAAATATTAGAACGGCTTTATTTAATTACTTATTTGCTAAAGAAAATGATGGAACTTTTATACTACGAATTGAGGATACTGATCAAGAACGCTCTACAAGTGAATTTGAAGAGGTAATTCATAAAGAGATGGAATGGCTAGGTTTAGATTGGGATGAAGGAGCTAATGTTGGTGGTGATTTTGGCCCGTATCGTCAAATGGAAAGATTAGATATCTATGAAGAATATATAGAAGAATTATTGAATAAAGATTTAGCATACCGTTGTTATTGTACTCCAGAAGAACTTGATCAAATGAGAGAGGAACAAAAAGCAAATGGTCAGCCACCTCGTTATGATGGTAGATGTCGCAACTTAACAGAGGAAGAACGTCAGGAACTAGAGGCTGAAGGCAGAGAACCTGTAATTAGATTTCAAAGTCCTGTTAAGGAAAGAGAAGTTGTGGTTAACGATTTAGTTTATGGTAACGTATCATTTAGTAGTGATGTAATTGATGATTTCGTAATTGTTAAGTCTGATGGAATTCCAACTTATAATTTTGCTGTAGTAGTTGATGATCATTTAATGGAGATTAGTCATGTGATTCGAGGAGAGGATCATTTATCTAACACCCCAAAACAGCAATTATTATATGATGCTTTTGATTGGGAAGCACCAAACTTTGCTCATTTACCAATGATTTTAGGTTCTGATCGTTCTAAGTTAAGTAAGCGAAGTGGAGAAGCTTATGTTTATGTTAGTGAATATCGAAAGAAAGGTTATTTACCAGAAGCTTTAGTTAATTTCCTTTCTTTATTAGGTTGGTCTCCTAAAGATGAAGAAGAAATACTAAGTAAAGAAGAAATTATAGATAGATTTTCTATAGATGGAGTTAATGAAAGTGCTGCTGTATTTGATGTAGAGAAGCTAAATTGGATGAATGGAGTCTATATTAGAGATACTGAACTAGATAAAATTGTTGATTTAGCTCTACCTTATTTAGAGGCAGAATATGATCTTAGTGATAAATCTAAAGAGTGGATTAAACTATTAGTATCTACTGCTCAGGAGTCTTTAGATTATATAGCTCAGATTACAGATGAAGTAGAGGTCTTTTTCAGTGAATTAGAGTATGAAGATAAAGAAGAAGCAATTGAGCTCTTTCAGGAAGAAGATGTTGATTTAGTACTTAAAACTTTAAAGGAAGAATCTAAAAAACTAAATTCCTTCAAACAACAAGAAGTTAGAGATATGATGAATCGAGTGCGCAAGGAGTTACCTGTTGGTGGTCGGTTATTCTTCCACCCAACAAGAATTGCTTTATCAGGTAAGACTTCAGGACCTGCTTTATATGATGTTGCTACTTTATTAGGTAAAGAGGAAACTATAAAAAGATTAGAGCGAGCTTTATCTTTGATTTAATAAGTATATAGCCAATAGCTAAGATAAGGAGTAGTAAACTAGTTAGCTTTTATGATAGAGAGTAAGGCCACAGGCTGAAAGCCTTATTAAAAGATGCTAGTTGAATGCCCCTTTAAGCTGAGTAGTTGAAGGAACAGTAGACTATTTCGTTTAACCAGCGTTAATGGTTAAAAGTCGGTTTTATGTTTAACAAACAGAGTGGAACCGCGGGCCTTTCGTCTCTGTAACAAGAGAGGGAAGGTCTTTTTTATTTAGAATTAATTTATGGAGGTGAAGTTAGTGATTAATATCTTGAGTATGATTAAACAGGATACAAATGTTATTTTTGAACGTGATCCAGCAGCTAATGGCTTATTAGAGGTTTTATTGACTTATTCTGGTTTGCATGCAATTATATTTTATAGATTGGCCCATCCATTATATAATTTAGGCTTAAGAACAATCCCTAGAATAATCTCTCAAATTGGTCGTTTTCTAACGGGGATTGAGATTCATCCAGGAGCTAAGATTGGCCCAGGATTTTTTATTGATCACGGGATGGGTGTTGTAATTGGAGAGACAACGGAGATTGGATCTAACGTAACCTTATATCAAGGGGTAACCTTAGGAGGTACTGGAAAAGAAACAGGAAAGAGACATCCCACTATTGGAGATAATGTGATGATTAGTGCAGGCGCTAAAGTACTGGGCTCGATTGAAATTGGGGATAATGTGAAAATTGGTGCAGGAGCAGTTGTTTTAGAGGAGGCACCTAATGATTGTACAGTAGTTGGCATTCCTGGAAGGATTGTAGTTAAAGATGGAGAGAAACTGGAACAAGACTGTGCTGATTTAGAACATGGCGATTTACCAGATCCAGTTCAAGAGATGTTATTATGTATGAATACCAGAATAAAGAAGTTAGAAAAACAAAATAATAATTAGAAAGGAAGTGATTAGGATGTCATTGAAGATTTATAATACTTTATCTAGGCAGAAAGAAGAGTTTAAACCCTTAGAAAAAAATAAAGTAAAAATGTATTCTTGCGGGCCAACTGTTTATGATTACTTTCATATTGGTAACGCTAGAGCTTTTATTGTACCAGATATTATTAAACGTTATTTAGAATACCAAGGTTATCAAGTAAAGCACGTTCTTAACTTTACTGATATTGATGATAAAATGATTAAACGGGCTAATGAAGAAGGAATTACTGTCAGTGAGTTAGCAAATGAATTTATTGAGGCTTATTATAAAGATACGGCTGCTTTAAATATTAAAGAAGCTGATGTTTACCCTAGGGCTACAGAGCATATAGACGAGATGATTGAATTGATTAAAGATTTAATAGATAAAGGATATGCCTATGAAAGTAATGGTGATGTTTATTTTAGGGTAGATAAATTTTCTGATTATGGTAAATTATCTAATAAAAAGATAGAAGATTTACAAGCTGGAGCTAGAGTAGAAGTTAATAACCGAAAGGAAAGTCCGATAGATTTTGTACTTTGGAAAAAAAGTAAAGACGGAGAACCAGCTTGGGATAGTCCTTGGGGAGCTGGAAGACCTGGTTGGCATATTGAATGCTCTGTAATGTCAACTAAGTATTTAGGTGCTAAGTTTGATATTCATACTGGTGGGGTTGATCTTACTTTTCCCCATCATGAGAATGAAGTTGCTCAAAGTGAAGCCCACTGTGGTAATCAGGTTGTTAAGTACTGGTTACATAATGGTTATATTAATATTGATGGAGAAAAAATGTCTAAATCACTAGGTAATTTCTTTACTACTCGAGAGATACTAGAGGAATATTCTCCTGCAGTAGTGCGCTTCTTTTTGATTTCTAAGCATTACCGCAGTCCCATTAACTTTAGTGACCAAGCTTTAGAAGAAGCAAAAGCTGGTTTGGAACGTTTAGAAAATACAGTAGATAAACTAGATCATTTATTGAAGCAAGAGCCTATAGAAGG contains:
- the radA gene encoding DNA repair protein RadA; translation: MPKQKKRYICQECGYQALKWSGQCPGCDSWNTLVEEIINPKQEKKEQQVTANVNLETIDKIETKVEDRLTSNFQELDRVLGGGIVPGSLILIGGDPGIGKSTLLLQASYNISEEYDKVMYVTGEESRRQVKLRANRLEAISSSLYILAETNLLSVINSIKELNPDLVVIDSIQTIHNPNLDSAPGSVSQVRDATNRLMKLAKKDGIPVFVVGHVTKQGSIAGPKVLEHMVDTVLYFEGDRHRDYRILRAVKNRFGSTNEVGIFEMQQSGLEEVLNPSQAFIAERPEGVSGSVIIPCLEGSRPILIELQALASSANFGTPSRMTTGIDHKRVSLILAVLEKRLGLHLQNQDVYINIVGGFQVDEPAIDLGMAIAIVSSFRDVSVSEKLAVIGEVGLSGEVRAISQIEKRVKEASKLGFSQFIIPKSNLQGLSSAYQDLTINGVANVREVLDLILGGE
- the disA gene encoding DNA integrity scanning diadenylate cyclase DisA, translating into MPDSNHQEFAEILKLIAPGTSFREGLENILRAKTGALIVVGDSEEVLGTVDGGFNINAEMTSARLYELAKMDGAIVLSENAERILCANTQLVPDPSISSMETGTRHRTAERIARQTGELVISISQRRDVITLYKDNSKYVLEDIRVILAKANQATQTLEKYRKVLDQSLTNLSALEFEDLVTISDVATVLQRTEMVLRIKREIERYIVELGSEGRLIKMQLEELVSNVKEEGLLIIKDYTAQVEAEEEEELEQIGDLTDIFDKISSCSSDELLSLSTISKYLGYGGNMNALDLSISPRGYRLLRKIPRLPMRVIENLVTSFGSFQEILNASIEELNDVDGVGEVRAQAIKEGLKRLRDQVLLDRHM
- a CDS encoding CarD family transcriptional regulator, with the protein product MFEIGDEIVYPNHGAGTIIDIEEKEILGETKKYYIMQLPIGEMKVMIPKDNIEEVGIRNVIDQEIAEKVYYVLSGEQSEMSQNWNRRYRANSEKIKTGDIFEVAEVVRNLTIRDIIKGLSTGEKKMLSNSRQILISELVLAEDRSQEEIEEKIEEIFAEQDFDEE
- a CDS encoding PIN/TRAM domain-containing protein codes for the protein MNKISHLIFVILGSLLGYQTIYELNLREPWSWEFGNIVTNNSVFGVVIGGLIGFIIFPIIADQLIKWILKLREELERVPGKDILSGIIGLVIGLGLGVLVVLAFPILSIPKFGILIQIIVNGGLGYLGWNLGVKKREEFFGGLIKSNNIIKEDTKEETNKEEVTGQPSYKILDTSVIIDGRIADICQTSFIEGVLVVPGFVLEELQHIADSSNILKRNRGRRGLDILKKMQNEIDIEVQIYDYDFEEIEEVDSKLVKLAQVLEGKVVTNDYNLNKVAELQGVTVLNINELANAVKPVVLPGEEMEVKIIKDGEEPGQGVGYLEDGTMVVVDEGKDYIGDEIDVLVTSVLQTAAGRMIFAKPKFSAQQAL
- the ispD gene encoding 2-C-methyl-D-erythritol 4-phosphate cytidylyltransferase, whose protein sequence is MKVSVVIPAAGQGKRMKADKNKQFLLLDGMPILAHTIDKFEQVDLIEEIIVVAQKDEIDYCKNKIIDEYNFTKVNKIITGGATRQESVYNGLQAVSQDTDYILTHDGARPLLTTELIRHIITKVKQYKAVLTAVPVKDTIKVVNQDEMVINTPDRSKLVAVQTPQAFVKDLIIKAYQQAAKNNIVGTDSASLVENLGKSVKVIRGSYENIKVTTPEDLEVAEKIVIRRKE
- the ispF gene encoding 2-C-methyl-D-erythritol 2,4-cyclodiphosphate synthase, whose translation is MRVGIGYDVHALKKGEELILGGTRIDYKWGLEGHSDADVLLHAIKDALLGAVGEGDIGQHFPDDDPQYKGISSLALLEEVAKIIAAKGFVVNNLDTVIQAQKPKLAPYLNQMRKKIAQTLKINETRVNIKATTTEHLGFIGRKEGIAAQAIVSLNEED
- a CDS encoding HutP family protein — translated: MLVEKIMTKQVVTVNPSTTIEEAERLLDANDIGRLVVIDDEEVVGIITDGDLVQHHDLNNTISNVMETDLITIRNNKSIQEAAQLLSDHRIGGVPVLDNVKKLVGIVTAEDIVAGYVREEQVEKLSPESSAIYLSMTRSREYEDYWLDKIKGYGYQVAITQTGANAENLPIKLRESTTVAAIARGVIKENLREKMAVSNAVKDAYTQLELVNPGLGGGFKVAIVRGRGRLAVSVFGKFGHALVDGPEQLAVGMSVV
- the gltX gene encoding glutamate--tRNA ligase, which translates into the protein MSDVRVRFAPSPTGQIHIGNIRTALFNYLFAKENDGTFILRIEDTDQERSTSEFEEVIHKEMEWLGLDWDEGANVGGDFGPYRQMERLDIYEEYIEELLNKDLAYRCYCTPEELDQMREEQKANGQPPRYDGRCRNLTEEERQELEAEGREPVIRFQSPVKEREVVVNDLVYGNVSFSSDVIDDFVIVKSDGIPTYNFAVVVDDHLMEISHVIRGEDHLSNTPKQQLLYDAFDWEAPNFAHLPMILGSDRSKLSKRSGEAYVYVSEYRKKGYLPEALVNFLSLLGWSPKDEEEILSKEEIIDRFSIDGVNESAAVFDVEKLNWMNGVYIRDTELDKIVDLALPYLEAEYDLSDKSKEWIKLLVSTAQESLDYIAQITDEVEVFFSELEYEDKEEAIELFQEEDVDLVLKTLKEESKKLNSFKQQEVRDMMNRVRKELPVGGRLFFHPTRIALSGKTSGPALYDVATLLGKEETIKRLERALSLI
- the cysE gene encoding serine O-acetyltransferase; protein product: MLSMIKQDTNVIFERDPAANGLLEVLLTYSGLHAIIFYRLAHPLYNLGLRTIPRIISQIGRFLTGIEIHPGAKIGPGFFIDHGMGVVIGETTEIGSNVTLYQGVTLGGTGKETGKRHPTIGDNVMISAGAKVLGSIEIGDNVKIGAGAVVLEEAPNDCTVVGIPGRIVVKDGEKLEQDCADLEHGDLPDPVQEMLLCMNTRIKKLEKQNNN
- the cysS gene encoding cysteine--tRNA ligase, producing MKIYNTLSRQKEEFKPLEKNKVKMYSCGPTVYDYFHIGNARAFIVPDIIKRYLEYQGYQVKHVLNFTDIDDKMIKRANEEGITVSELANEFIEAYYKDTAALNIKEADVYPRATEHIDEMIELIKDLIDKGYAYESNGDVYFRVDKFSDYGKLSNKKIEDLQAGARVEVNNRKESPIDFVLWKKSKDGEPAWDSPWGAGRPGWHIECSVMSTKYLGAKFDIHTGGVDLTFPHHENEVAQSEAHCGNQVVKYWLHNGYINIDGEKMSKSLGNFFTTREILEEYSPAVVRFFLISKHYRSPINFSDQALEEAKAGLERLENTVDKLDHLLKQEPIEGELNGSHIKKVCKSKKEKFITAMNDDFNTALATGALYELARELNRFISKDDFELTADVKESLQLAKDLFAELATDVLGILTEREVANQGLVGPLVELLLDLREDLRTKQEYQLADKVRDELAELDIEVKDTPQGTEWKIK